One region of Vitis vinifera cultivar Pinot Noir 40024 chromosome 1, ASM3070453v1 genomic DNA includes:
- the LOC100254651 gene encoding transcription factor bHLH168-like, giving the protein MLKQKKQLLEGSGTDDQITGIRDHMMGGAWSPVLTVSDLGSMLEVCVKSGSNKKFMLHQVIQVLVEEAAQVVALSYSNVGDRIFYTINAEAVSPRIGIETSRVRERLKELML; this is encoded by the exons ATGCTGAAGCAAAAGAAGCAACTACTTGAAGGCAGTGGTACTGATGATCAGATAACTGGTATCAGAGATCATATGATGGGTGGCGCATGGTCACCTGTTCTCACAGTGAGTGATTTGGGTTCTATGTTAGAGGTGTGCGTGAAGAGTGGGTCAAACAAGAAGTTCATGTTGCATCAAGTAATCCAAGTTCTTGTGGAAGAAGCAGCTCAGGTTGTAGCTCTTAGCTACTCCAATGTTGGGGATAGGATCTTCTATACGATTAACGCTGAG GCTGTTAGTCCTAGAATTGGCATAGAGACTTCAAGGGTGCGTGAAAGATTGAAGGAACTGATGCTTTGA